Within the Halarcobacter mediterraneus genome, the region CTAATACTAATTTAAAACCAGAAAAAACAAAAGGTTTTGATTTAGGAATTACTTATAAAAACTTGACTTTAACTTATTTTGAAACAAAAGTTGAAGATTTAATCACTTGGGATTCAATTACTTCAAAAAATGAAAATATAGGTGGAGAATCAAAATTCAAAGGTTTAGAATTAGAATATAGCAATGAAGTTTTAAATGATACTTTTATAACTTTTAACTATACTATTCAAAGTGCTAAAGATGATGAAGATAAAGACTTAGAAAGAAGAGCAAAACAATTATATAAACTAAGTTTAGATTATCATGGTTTGGATAAAATACATTTTAATGTAAATGCTCAATATATTGGAGATAGAGTGATTAATGATTGGACAGATGGTAGGGTTCAAACTGGAAACTATGCTGTAGTAAATGGTGTAATTAATTATGAAATGAATGATAATACAAGATTATATTTAAAACTTGATAATATTTTTGATGAAGATTACAATACAGTTTATGGTTATGCAACAGCAGGTAGAAGTGCATATGTAGGATTAAGATATAATTTCTAAGATGAAAAAATATTTATTAATTCTTTTTTGTATTGTTAATTTATTTGCCAATGAGCAAAGAATAGTAACACTATCTCCTTCTTTAAATGAGATAGTTTTTGCTCTTGGAAAGGGAGATAAAATAGTTGCAAATACTCAGTATTGCAACTATCCCCCTGAATCGAAAAAAATACCTAAAATTGGTGGTTATTCCTCAATCTCTTTAGAAAAATTATTAAAAGCTAAACCTAGCTTAGTTCTTGCCCAAAACTATGATGAAAAACTATTATCAAATTTGGAAAAATTAAACTTTAATTATCACTCTTTTAAAACAGATAATTTAGCTTCAATAAAAACTACGATAAAAAATATTTCTTTATTATTAAATAAAGAAAAAAAAGCGAATGAATTAATAAATAAAATAAATATTAAACTAAATAGTCTTTCAAATATTGTTTCAAATAAAGAAATTATGATTGTAATAGGTGCTCAACCAACTTTGGAAAAAGCTATTTATATTACGGGAAATAATTTATATTTTAATGATATAATAAAAGCTTCAGGTAATAAAAATGCATATAAATCTAAAAGTTCAGCACAGCCAATAGTAAATGTTGAAAATATTATAAATATGAATCCTGATATTATAATTTTACTTGCACCTTATATTCATGACAACAATATTAGTTTTGATGAATTAAAAAAGCCTTGGAAAAAACTTCCAATAAAGGCAAGTAAAAATGATAATATTTATATTATAGATAAAGAATATGCAGGAATTCCTAGTCATAGAGTAATTTATTTTATGGAAGATTTTAAAGATATATTAGTAAATGTTAGAGATAAATAGTTTTTCAAATCATATTTTAAAAGATATTTCATTCTTTTTGAAAGAGAATGAAAACCTTATAATCCTTGGTGCCAATGGAGCAGGGAAGTCAACCTTAGCAAAAGTTCTTTCAAATCTTATATCAAATGATAAAGTAACCCTTCAAAATAAAAATATCTCTTCTTTAGATGATGAACAAAGAGCAAAACTAATAAACTATATTCCTCCAAAACTTGAAGTATTTGATGAGTATATTTGCGTTTATGAGTTTTTAGAACTTTCATTTATAGGAAAAATAAATAAAGAAAAGATTGATGAAACAATATCTTTATTAAAACTAGAAAAAATAAAAAATAGAGCCTGCAATGATTTAAGTTCAGGAGAAAAACAGCTTTTATTACTTGCTTCAAGCATTATACATAATGCAAAAATCACAATCTTTGATGAACTAACTGCAAATATGGATATTACAAGAGTTAAAGAAGTATTTGAGCTTTTTAATTCACAATATTTACAACAAAAAATAATCATAACTCATAATTTAGATTTAGCCTTTAATCTAAAATATAAGGTTTTATATTTAGATGAGGGAGAGCTTAAGTTCTTTGGAGATAGCAGTGAATTTTTTTCTAAAGAAGTTTTAGAAAAATTCTATCATAACTGCTTAGAAGTAGTAAATAATCACTTGGTGGTAAAACTATGAGTTCTATAAAGTATTTAGCTTATATTGTAAGTGTAGTTTTAATTTTTATTTCATGTTTTATTGGGGAAACTACTATCTCTTTAAATGAAATATTTGATAGTACAACTACTTCATATATGATATTTTGGGAACTTAGAGTTCCTAGAATTATCCTAGCCTTTTTTGTGGGAGCTGTTTTAAGTCTAAGTGGACTTATTTTTCAAACTATTTTTAAAAATATTTTAATAACTCCA harbors:
- a CDS encoding ABC transporter substrate-binding protein gives rise to the protein MKKYLLILFCIVNLFANEQRIVTLSPSLNEIVFALGKGDKIVANTQYCNYPPESKKIPKIGGYSSISLEKLLKAKPSLVLAQNYDEKLLSNLEKLNFNYHSFKTDNLASIKTTIKNISLLLNKEKKANELINKINIKLNSLSNIVSNKEIMIVIGAQPTLEKAIYITGNNLYFNDIIKASGNKNAYKSKSSAQPIVNVENIINMNPDIIILLAPYIHDNNISFDELKKPWKKLPIKASKNDNIYIIDKEYAGIPSHRVIYFMEDFKDILVNVRDK
- a CDS encoding ATP-binding cassette domain-containing protein, which codes for MLEINSFSNHILKDISFFLKENENLIILGANGAGKSTLAKVLSNLISNDKVTLQNKNISSLDDEQRAKLINYIPPKLEVFDEYICVYEFLELSFIGKINKEKIDETISLLKLEKIKNRACNDLSSGEKQLLLLASSIIHNAKITIFDELTANMDITRVKEVFELFNSQYLQQKIIITHNLDLAFNLKYKVLYLDEGELKFFGDSSEFFSKEVLEKFYHNCLEVVNNHLVVKL